From Molothrus aeneus isolate 106 chromosome Z unlocalized genomic scaffold, BPBGC_Maene_1.0 scaffold_55, whole genome shotgun sequence, one genomic window encodes:
- the ONECUT2 gene encoding one cut domain family member 2 isoform X2, with protein MNPELAMEPLGSLHGAAGHEPEMMGSPSPHHGGRSLPPAARPAMVPSMASLLDGAAEYRPELSIPLHHAMSVPCEASPPGMGMSGTYTTLTPLQPLPPISAVSDKFHHPHAHPHAHHHHHHQRLPGSAGGGFALMRDERGLPAVNSLYGPYKEVPAVGQSLSPLGNGLGPLPGSQQGLHGYGPPGHDKMLSPNFEAHAAMLARGEQHLPRGLGTPPAMLPPLNGAHHPAPPGPPPPHGPALPAGRERPPPAAGPQGSGAGQLEEINTKEVAQRITAELKRYSIPQAIFAQRVLCRSQGTLSDLLRNPKPWSKLKSGRETFRRMWKWLQEPEFQRMSALRLAACKRKEQEPNKERNNSQKKSRLVFTDLQRRTLFAIFKENKRPSKEMQITISQQLGLELTTVSNFFMNARRRSLEKWQDDLSSGGSSSAPSTCTKA; from the exons ATGAACCCCGAGCTGGCGATGGAGCCGCTGGGCAGCCTGCACGGGGCGGCGGGGCACGAACCGGAGATgatgggcagccccagccctcaccACGGCGGCCGCAGC ctgccccccgccgcccggcccgccATGGTGCCCAGCATGGCCTCGCTGCTGGACGGCGCCGCCGAGTACCGGCCCGAGCTCTCCATCCCGCTGCACCACGCCATGAGCGTGCCCTGCGAGGCCTCGCCGCCCGGCATGGGCATGAGCGGCACCTACACCACGCTGACGccgctccagcccctgccacccATCTCCGCCGTCTCCGACAAGTTCCACCACCCGCATGCCCACCCGCAcgcccaccaccaccaccaccaccagcgcCTGCCGGGCAGCGCCGGCGGCGGCTTCGCGCTCATGCGGGACGAGCGCGGGCTGCCGGCCGTCAACAGCCTCTACGGGCCCTACAAGGAGGTGCCGGCCGTGGGGCAGAGCCTCTCGCCGCTGGGCAACGGGCTGGGCCCgctccctggctcccagcagggcctgcACGGCTACGGGCCGCCTGGCCACGACAAGATGCTGAGCCCCAACTTCGAGGCGCACGCGGCGATGCTGGCGCGGGGGGAGCAGCACCTGCCCCGGGGGCTGGGGACTCCCCCGGCCATGCTGCCGCCCCTGAACGGCGCGCACCACCCCGCGCCCcccgggccgccgccgccgcacgGCCCCGCGCTGCCCGCCGGCCGGGAgcggccgccccccgccgccggcccgcaggggagcggcgcggggcagctggaggagatcAACACCAAGGAGGTGGCACAAAGGATCACGGCGGAGCTGAAGCGCTACAGCATCCCGCAGGCCATCTTCGCCCAACGAGTGCTGTGCCGCTCCCAGGGGACCCTCTCGGACTTGCTGCGGAACCCCAAGCCTTGGAGTAAACTCAAGTCCGGCCGGGAGACGTTCCGCAGGATGTGGAAGTGGCTGCAGGAGCCGGAGTTCCAGAGGATGTCTGCCCTGCGGCTAGCAG CCTGCAAACGCAAAGAGCAAGAGCCCAACAAAGAGCGGAACAACTCCCAGAAGAAATCCCGCCTGGTTTTCACGGACCTCCAGCGCCGAACGCTTTTCGCCATCTTCAAGGAGAACAAGCGTCCCTCCAAAGAAATGCAGATCAccatctcccagcagctgggccttGAGCTCACCACCGTCAGCAACTTCTTCATGAACGCGCGCCGGCGCAGCCTGGAGAAGTGGCAGGACGACCTGAGCTCCGGGGGCTCCTCCTCGGCCCCCAGCACCTGCACCAAGGCGTGA
- the ONECUT2 gene encoding one cut domain family member 2 isoform X1: protein MRSGRGGRRCLGGEPGACAMNPELAMEPLGSLHGAAGHEPEMMGSPSPHHGGRSAGPLRVPPPPPPPPPPPPPHQELPPAARPAMVPSMASLLDGAAEYRPELSIPLHHAMSVPCEASPPGMGMSGTYTTLTPLQPLPPISAVSDKFHHPHAHPHAHHHHHHQRLPGSAGGGFALMRDERGLPAVNSLYGPYKEVPAVGQSLSPLGNGLGPLPGSQQGLHGYGPPGHDKMLSPNFEAHAAMLARGEQHLPRGLGTPPAMLPPLNGAHHPAPPGPPPPHGPALPAGRERPPPAAGPQGSGAGQLEEINTKEVAQRITAELKRYSIPQAIFAQRVLCRSQGTLSDLLRNPKPWSKLKSGRETFRRMWKWLQEPEFQRMSALRLAACKRKEQEPNKERNNSQKKSRLVFTDLQRRTLFAIFKENKRPSKEMQITISQQLGLELTTVSNFFMNARRRSLEKWQDDLSSGGSSSAPSTCTKA, encoded by the exons ATGAGGAGCGGGCGCGGCGGCCGGCGGTGCCTGGGCGGGGAACCGGGTGCGTGCGCCATGAACCCCGAGCTGGCGATGGAGCCGCTGGGCAGCCTGCACGGGGCGGCGGGGCACGAACCGGAGATgatgggcagccccagccctcaccACGGCGGCCGCAGCGCGGGGCCGCTCCGGGTgccgccccccccgccgccgccgccgccgccgccgccgccgcaccaggagctgccccccgccgcccggcccgccATGGTGCCCAGCATGGCCTCGCTGCTGGACGGCGCCGCCGAGTACCGGCCCGAGCTCTCCATCCCGCTGCACCACGCCATGAGCGTGCCCTGCGAGGCCTCGCCGCCCGGCATGGGCATGAGCGGCACCTACACCACGCTGACGccgctccagcccctgccacccATCTCCGCCGTCTCCGACAAGTTCCACCACCCGCATGCCCACCCGCAcgcccaccaccaccaccaccaccagcgcCTGCCGGGCAGCGCCGGCGGCGGCTTCGCGCTCATGCGGGACGAGCGCGGGCTGCCGGCCGTCAACAGCCTCTACGGGCCCTACAAGGAGGTGCCGGCCGTGGGGCAGAGCCTCTCGCCGCTGGGCAACGGGCTGGGCCCgctccctggctcccagcagggcctgcACGGCTACGGGCCGCCTGGCCACGACAAGATGCTGAGCCCCAACTTCGAGGCGCACGCGGCGATGCTGGCGCGGGGGGAGCAGCACCTGCCCCGGGGGCTGGGGACTCCCCCGGCCATGCTGCCGCCCCTGAACGGCGCGCACCACCCCGCGCCCcccgggccgccgccgccgcacgGCCCCGCGCTGCCCGCCGGCCGGGAgcggccgccccccgccgccggcccgcaggggagcggcgcggggcagctggaggagatcAACACCAAGGAGGTGGCACAAAGGATCACGGCGGAGCTGAAGCGCTACAGCATCCCGCAGGCCATCTTCGCCCAACGAGTGCTGTGCCGCTCCCAGGGGACCCTCTCGGACTTGCTGCGGAACCCCAAGCCTTGGAGTAAACTCAAGTCCGGCCGGGAGACGTTCCGCAGGATGTGGAAGTGGCTGCAGGAGCCGGAGTTCCAGAGGATGTCTGCCCTGCGGCTAGCAG CCTGCAAACGCAAAGAGCAAGAGCCCAACAAAGAGCGGAACAACTCCCAGAAGAAATCCCGCCTGGTTTTCACGGACCTCCAGCGCCGAACGCTTTTCGCCATCTTCAAGGAGAACAAGCGTCCCTCCAAAGAAATGCAGATCAccatctcccagcagctgggccttGAGCTCACCACCGTCAGCAACTTCTTCATGAACGCGCGCCGGCGCAGCCTGGAGAAGTGGCAGGACGACCTGAGCTCCGGGGGCTCCTCCTCGGCCCCCAGCACCTGCACCAAGGCGTGA